The Suncus etruscus isolate mSunEtr1 chromosome 7, mSunEtr1.pri.cur, whole genome shotgun sequence genome includes a window with the following:
- the KCTD14 gene encoding BTB/POZ domain-containing protein KCTD14 codes for MSQTPAYRSSRPGSTEPTVDSSHATPQFEGASGVLRGATYLAGSGPALPGQIVPSRRLVQLNVGGVRYTTTVDTLRKHPSSKLAEMLSHPAAAPLDAQGCIFIDRPGAHFGPILDYLRCGELPSQNLSAVYREAQFYQLEPLVKWLEETPELFGEQVARKQFVLRVPGYGENLELLVRLARAEAVAARHSKVLVCAMQSDGDAARCADSLRQLEDRGSVVKFGPWKASPSIRDLLDCVLRDLQSQGYRVTYQASPETVSRGKVGDHFYTFLFTWW; via the exons ATGAGCCAGACCCCCGCGTACCGGTCCAGCAGGCCGGGCTCGACCGAGCCCACG GTCGACTCCAGCCATGCAACCCCGCAGTTTGAAGGTGCAAGTGGGGTGCTCCGGGGTGCCAcgtacctggcaggctcaggcccCGCCCTGCCCGGCCAG ATCGTGCCATCTCGGAGACTGGTGCAGCTGAACGTGGGGGGCGTGCGCTACACGACCACCGTGGACACCCTGAGAAAGCACCCCAGCTCCAAACTGGCTGAGATGCTCAGCCACCCAGCTGCGGCACCCCTGGATGCCCAGGGTTGCATCTTCATCGACCGCCCTGGTGCGCACTTTGGCCCCATCCTGGACTACCTGCGCTGCGGGGAGCTGCCATCGCAGAACCTGTCTGCGGTGTACAGGGAGGCCCAGTTTTACCAACTGGAACCCCTGGTCAAGTGGCTGGAGGAAACCCCCGAGTTGTTCGGGGAGCAGGTGGCCCGAAAGCAGTTCGTGCTGCGCGTGCCGGGCTATGGCGAGAACCTGGAGCTGCTGGTGCGCCTGGCACGCGCAGAGGCGGTGGCCGCGCGCCACTCCAAGGTGCTGGTGTGCGCCATGCAGTCGGATGGCGATGCTGCCCGCTGTGCCGACAGCCTGCGACAGCTGGAGGACAGAGGCTCCGTGGTCAAGTTCGGGCCCTGGAAAGCTTCCCCGAGCATCAGGGACCTCCTGGATTGCGTGCTCAGGGACCTCCAGAGTCAGGGTTACCGTGTCACCTACCAGGCTTCCCCCGAGACAGTGTCCAGGGGCAAGGTCGGGGATCACTTCTACACCTTCCTCTTCACCTGGTGGTGA